Proteins encoded together in one Meles meles chromosome 7, mMelMel3.1 paternal haplotype, whole genome shotgun sequence window:
- the GPR182 gene encoding G-protein coupled receptor 182 — translation MSVKDNMAPAPTEGFTTAPASDFGEIHNWNELLSFFNHTLPECHMELREDTKQVILFVLYLAIFVVGLVENLLVIWVSWRCLGRAGLMNLYVLNMAIADLGIVLSLPVWMLEVMLDYTWLWGSFSCRFTHYFYFANMYSSIFFLVCLSIDRYVTLTSTSPSWQRHQHRMRRAVCAGVWVLSAIIPLPEVVHIQLVESSEPMCLFMAPFETYSTWALAVAMCTTILGFLLPFPLMVVFNVLTACRLRQAGWPEGRRHCILVCAYVVIFAICWLPYHVTLLLLTLHGTHIVLHCYLVHLLYFFYDVIDCFAMLHCVVNPILYNFLSPRFRDQLLSAVVHYLPKARARADRRASSSSSSSTQHSIIITKEGAQPAAAGPQNHQA, via the coding sequence ATGTCGGTTAAGGACAACATGGCGCCTGCCCCCACAGAAGGCTTCACCACGGCACCTGCTAGTGACTTTGGAGAGATCCACAACTGGAATGAGCTGCTCTCCTTCTTCAACCACACCTTGCCCGAGTGCCACATGGAGCTCCGAGAGGACACCAAGCAGGTGATCCTCTTTGTCCTCTACCTGGCCATCTTTGTGGTGGGCCTGGTGGAGAACCTCCTGGTGATATGGGTCAGTTGGCGCTGCTTGGGCCGGGCGGGGCTGATGAACCTCTACGTCCTCAACATGGCCATCGCAGACCTGGGCATTGTCCTGTCTCTGCCCGTGTGGATGCTGGAGGTCATGCTGGACTACACCTGGCTCTGGGGCAGCTTCTCCTGCCGCTTCACGCACTACTTCTACTTTGCCAACATGTACAGCAGCATCTTCTTCCTGGTGTGCCTCAGCATCGACCGCTACGTCACCCTCACCAGCACGTCACCCTCCTGGCAGCGCCACCAGCACCGAATGCGGCGGGCCGTGTGCGCAGGAGTCTGGGTCCTCTCGGCCATCATCCCACTGCCCGAGGTGGTGCACATCCAGCTGGTAGAGAGCTCCGAGCCCATGTGCCTCTTCATGGCGCCCTTTGAAACCTACAGCACGTGGGCCCTGGCGGTGGCCATGTGCACCACCATCCTGGGCTTCCTACTGCCCTTCCCGCTCATGGTGGTCTTCAACGTGCTGACGGCCTGCCGACTTCGGCAGGCGGGATGGCCCGAGGGCCGGCGCCACTGCATACTGGTGTGCGCCTACGTGGTCATCTTCGCCATCTGCTGGCTGCCCTACCACgtgaccctgctcctgctcacACTTCACGGGACCCACATCGTCCTCCACTGCTACCTGGTCCACCTGCTGTACTTCTTCTACGACGTCATCGACTGCTTCGCCATGCTCCACTGTGTGGTCAACCCTATCCTTTACAACTTCCTCAGCCCAAGATTCCGGGACCAGCTGCTGAGCGCCGTGGTCCATTACCTTCCCAAGGCCCGGGCCAGGGCGGACAGACGGGCTTCCTCgtcgtcctcctcctccactcAGCATTCCATCATCATCACCAAGGAGGGCGCCCAGCCTGCTGCGGCAGGCCCCCAGAACCACCAAGCCTGA